DNA sequence from the Sneathiella sp. P13V-1 genome:
TATCAGGGACGTTCATTTAAATCCTACCGCGGTATGGGATCTTTGGGTGCGATGGCCCGCGGTTCTGCTGACCGTTACTTCCAGGAAGAAGTTTCCGATAACCTGAAGCTGGTTCCGGAAGGCATTGAAGGTCGTGTGCCACACCGTGGTCCTGCCAACGCCATCATTCACCAGTTGGTGGGTGGCCTGAAAGCGGCGATGGGCTACACCGGAAGCGACAGCATTTCAAAATTGCAGAAAAATGCGAACTTTGTACGTATTACAAATGCAGGCCTTAAAGAAAGTCACGTTCATGACGTGGCAATCACCCGCGAAGCGCCAAACTACCGTCAGGGTTAAGGGGCGCTTTCATGACACCATCTGCACGGCTCGCCGCTCTCGTTGAGCTTTTCGATCAATGGCAAGGGGCGCGTGAGCCTGCAGAAATAATCGTCACTGCGTATTTTCGAAACCGGAGATATGCGGGGTCGAAAGATCGCCGCTGGATTTCCAATCTGTTCTATAAATCCTTGAGAAATATGGGGCAGATTGTTGATTTTATTGAGAAAAATAATCCTGTTACTACTTCAGAGAAACGTGCTGTTGCTGCGTTGTTGAAGTTGGAAGATATCTCGGTTGAGGACCTTAAAGGGATATATCTGGAAGGTCCGCATGCGATCACCTTTGATGATGGTGATCTGGATGCGTTGGCAGCAGGGGAGCTTCCATTCGATCCTGAGCTAAATTTCCAAAGCTGGATTTCCGAAAAACTGAAGACGCAATATCAGGATCATTTTCCTAAAGTTGCAGCAGCCTATCAGGAAGGGGCACCCACCACATTTCGGGTGAACCGCTTGAAAGCAAATCGGGAGCAGGTGCTGGCCGCCTTAAAAGAAGAAGGGTTTGATGCACGCGCTACCGAGATTTCTCCAGACGGAATTATTTTATCAGGACGTGCCAATCTTAATGCGCATCCATTGATGCGGGATGGGCATATCGAGCCGCAGGATGAAGCCGCCCAGATATCTGCAATTTTGACAGATGTTAAGCCTGGGCAGTCGGTGATGGATTATTGCGCAGGTGGCGGTGGTAAAACGCTGGCCCTTGGTGCCCTTATGGAAAATGAGGGTAGGCTTCTGGCCCTTGATGTGGATGGTCGCCGGATGCAGGATATCGAACCGCGCGCGGCGCGGGCAGGGCTTGGCATTGTTAAAATGGACCGCGTTCAAGGGTTGCCTGAGACCCCATCGGAGCAGGATCTTTTCGATTGCGTTTACGTGGATGCCCCCTGCAGCGGGTCTGGCACCTGGCGGCGTCAACCGGATCAGAAATGGCGACTGACTGAAGAGCGTTTTAAAGATCTGATCAACATTCAAAAAAGCATTCTTGAAAAAGCTCATAAATTTGTAAAACCCGGGGGCAAGCTGGTTTACGCGACCTGTTCCATTCTGGAAGAAGAAAATCAAAAGCAGATCTCTGCCTTTTTGAAAACACAATCTGACTTCAAAGTGGCAACCATCAAGGGTGCTGAGATGGGTTTACCTGCCTCCGCTTGTAATGGTGGTATGTTGACATTGACACCAGATGCAATCGGTGCAGACGGATTTTTCACAGCGATCTTGCAGAAAAACTGATTGGCTCACGGGGATGTTTGTTCGTCAGTTGTGATCGCGGACAATATTTTCGTTTTTATACTGGTCTGTGTTCACATATTTCTCGTAGTATATTAACAAAATTAAAATCTATTCCCAGACGGGGAGACGCGCGAAATGTGGATCAAGAAATTCATGATGGCCCTGACATTTGTGGCGGCAACTCAGTTGCTTTCCGCCCAATTGTTGCACGCGATGGGCAGTAGTAATAACGACCAACCTGCGGCAAAGGCAGCTGATCCCAACTTTGATATGGGAAAGCAGGCCATTGATGCGAAAGATTGGCCGTCTGCGTTGAAGAGTTTCAGGCTGGTTGTCGGGAAAGACCCAAAAAACGCGGATGCCTTTAATTATATGGGATATGCGCATCGCCAAATGGGTGATTATGCTTCAGCTTTTAAGGCCTATGGTGAAGCCCTTGCCATCAATCCTAATCATAAAGGTGCCAACGAATATATCGGTGAGGCTTACCTGAAAACAGGTAACCTTGAAAAAGCGGAAATGCATTTGGCGAAACTGGACGATATCTGCACTTTTGGTTGCGCGGAGTACACCATGTTGAAGCGCAAAGTTGCCGAGTTCAAAGCCGCGCAAAACTGATAATCTGAATTAACCAAAAAAAGGGCTGAATGATCCAGAAAGTCACTGGACTTTAGCCTTTTTCATCGCTAAAACCCGTCTATGAAAAACAGTATTCTGATCATAGACTTTGGAAGTCAGGTCACCCAGCTTATCGCGCGCCGGGTCCGCGAGGCGGGGGTATATAGCGAAATCGTTCCCTTCAATAAAGCTGCCGAAAAACTGGATGAGTTCTCCCCAAGTGGTGTGATTCTTTCTGGTGGTCCAGCCTCTGTTATCGGTGATGAAACACCACGGGCACCTGAAAAGGTATTCTCCCTTGGGGTTCCGGTGCTAGGCATTTGTTACGGGCAGCAGACAATGTGTGCGCAGCTCGGCGGTACCGTCGAAGCGCCGGATCATCGTGAATTTGGCCGCGCCATGTTGGATGTTCTGGAAGATAGCCCACTATTTGAAGGCTTCTGGACAAAAGGCGATACCGATCAAGTGTGGATGAGCCACGGCGATCACGTGACCGCCATTCCGGAAGGGTTCCATCCGATTGGCACCTCCAAAGGTGCTCCGTTCGCTGCGATTGCGGATACAGATCGTCATTTTTATGGTGTTCAGTTCCACCCTGAGGTGGTTCACACACCAAAAGGTCATCTACTTATTTCAAACTTTGTCCATAAAATCTGCGGCCTTGCAGGCGACTGGACAATGGCAGCCTTTAAAGATCAGGCCATTGATGCCATTCGCCGTCAGGTTGGTGATGGCAAAGTTATCTGTGGTCTTTCTGGCGGTGTTGACAGCTCCGTTGCTGCGGTTCTGATCCATGAAGCCATCGGCGATCAGCTAACATGCGTATATGTGGATAATGGTCTGATGCGGGCAGGGGAATCCGAGCAGGTCGTCAGCCTGTTCCGGGATCACTACAATATCCCGTTGATCCACCGTGATGCGTCTGACTTGTTCTTGAATGAGCTGGAAGGTGTTTCAGATCCTGAAACCAAGCGTAAAACCATCGGGCGCATTTTCATTGATGTGTTTGATGAAGAAGCTAGCAAAATTGGCGGCGCTAAGTTCCTGGCGCAAGGTACGCTTTATCCGGATGTGATTGAATCTGTGTCTTTCTCCGGCGGTCCAAGTGTTACCATTAAATCTCACCACAATGTGGGTGGCTTGCCGGAGCGTATGGATCTTGAGCTTTTGGAGCCATTCCGTGAGCTGTTCAAGGATGAAGTTCGCGCTCTTGGACGTGAGCTTGGTATGGCGAAAGATCTTGTGGATCGTCATCCGTTCCCGGGACCTGGCCTTGCCATTCGTGTGCCGGGAGAGATTACCCGTGACCGTTTGGATATTTTGCGTAAAGCGGATGTTATTTATCTTGAAGAAATCCGCAATGCGGGCCTTTATGATGAAATCTGGCAAGCGTTCTCTGTTCTTCTGCCAGTGCGTACCGTTGGTGTGATGGGAGATAACCGGACATATGATTATGTCTGTGCCCTTCGCGCGGTGACGTCAACTGATGGTATGACAGCGGATTACTATCCGTTCAGTCACGATTTCCTTGGTCGCGTTTCAACGCGAATTATCAATGAAGTACAAGGCATTAACCGCGTGGTCTATGACACTACCTCAAAACCACCAGGAACAATTGAGTGGGAATAAAGCATATTATTGTTGGTAAAAAGCGGCCCTAAACGGGGTCGCTTTTTTGTTGAACAGCATACAGTTGATATCTCTCTGGATGCTTTGATGTTTCGAATCCATTAAAATATCTTGCAAGGCTTTATTGTCAGGTAACTATATCGCGTGGAATGACCCGCTATAAATCAACTAACTGCATTTTCTCATAAATATTGGTTTAAAATGCTATTAGTGCTTTAGTTTTTCTTCCGAAGAAATCTCGCTTTGGCGAATGGCGCGGGCGATGTCGTGCCAGCCATATTGTCTCGCTGCGTGGATCGCGCGTTCGATACCGCAGGTACGGATCAGGTTGTTTGCAATTTCTTGCTTCTGTTTCGGTAGTGCAAGGCTGGCCATAATCTAACTCCCCAGCAGGTTACTCAATAAGTGAGCATGTTATCAATTAGATGCTAATTTAAGGTAAACATCAATTGAGGCGGAAACGAGGGACGTAATTAGGCATTTTTGAGGCGATTTAGCTTGATTAATTTATGTTTTGGTGATATACAATAATTTAGAAAGTGTTAGCGATTACTGTAGGTTAAGTGGCTTAACCGACGAGTTCTTTGCAAACTTCCTGAATATGGCGACTGGTCTATTTTTATAGTGCCGCAAGCAAATGGGATACAGAAAAACGGACGCTTTTTATATAGGCGCCGCGCTTTGAATTCAGAAATGCCCGTGACTTGTGGTGAGCCAGCGCAGTGCCCACCTTGTTACGAACGCCCCGGGGATATCGGCCGTGGACGAAATTTATTGCGTCCCCAGTCCACTTTTATGCTTTGAATAGAGAATATAAAAGTAGAGCTACTAGAGCGATCGCTATCCACCCACCAACTTGCAACATAAACCCAGAGAGCTTTTGCTTGCCTGCGTAATGCCGATAGGCGGGCCACACCAAAATCAGAATACCGAGCGCATAAATCAGCCTCATTATCTGTTCTGTTTCCATTTCTTCTCCTTATTTCTGACTATTTTTCAAATATACTCCATGAGCAATTGCGTTCCACCTTTATGCAGTTTATTTTAACCCGCAAATTCAAGCGATGCTGGAGTGATTAGTGGCTGATATTTTTAGCGAAGTAGATGAAGAGGTCCGTAAAGACCGGTCCTTGGAACTTTGGGCGAAGTACGGAAAATACGTTATTGGTGGAGCGGTTGTAATTATCGCGGCAACTGCCGGTGTAGTTGCGTGGCAAAAACACCAACTGAGTCAGGCTCGGGATAACGGGGCGATTTTCGAAAATGCAAGCCGCCTTGCAACTGAGCAGAAGTTCGATGAATCTGCTGCGACATTTGGTGAGCTTTCTGTATCAGGCACTGAAGGGTATAAAGCGCTTTCGACGCTCCGTCAGGCTTCCGCATTGATTGCTGCCGGAAAAGGAGCCGATGCCATCGTTTTGTATGATGAGCTAGCTGGATCCGCTGCAGATAATGAGTTTAAAAACGCTGCCCGGATTTTTGCTGGATATTATCTGATTGATAACGGCACCACAGCGGAAGTGCGTGATCGTGTATCCTCTTTGGCTAGTTCAGGTGACCTCTGGTCTGCGAATGCACAAGAATTGTTAGCCTTGGCTGATCTTAAAGACGGAAAGAAAGACGCCGCGCTCACCACTTTGAAAGCTCTTGCGGAAGATGCCGCAGCACCAGCAGGTGTTAAAGCAAGAAGTGAGCAGTTGGTGGAAATCCTGTCAGTAAAGTAATAGAGACACTTGAATTCAGTTCAGGGAAGAGGGGCTTAGGGTGAAACGGTCAATCCGCACATTTGGTAAATGGGTAGCGCTTTGCGGTGCTATTTCCTTGGTATCTGCATGTGACAGCTTGCCAAATTGGTTTGGCGACTCTGAGGCACCGCCACTTCCTGGTGAACGAATTTCAATTCTGGCTTTGGAAAAATCACTCGAGCCGGATGAAGGTTTGGCCGATGTAACCGTAAGGCTACCGGCTCCATATGCCAATGAAAACTGGCCTCAATCGGGCGGTGCAGCAAACAATGCAATGCATCATTTGCTGGCTGATGGGCCACTCGAAGAAGTTTGGAGCCGAAATGTAGGTGAAGGTAATTCTGAAACTATCCGTATCCCTACTCGTCCTATTATTGCTGATGGTCGGTTGTTCGTCATGGATGCTCGTAGTCGTGTGCGGGCGTATGAAGCTGCAACAGGTCGATATCTTTGGGGGGTGAATTTAACACCACGTGGTGAGGAAAGCGGTACCGTTGGAGGAGGAATTTCTGCAGGTTATAACCGCTTGGTCGCAGCAACGTCCTATGGTGAAGTATTTGTGCTGGATCCTGCAACGGGCCGTCAATACTGGAAAGAGGATGTCGGCTCCCCGGTTCGGGCAGCGCCCACCATTGCTGAAGATGCTGTCTTTGTTATTACAGTAGACAGCCGTGTCATTGCACTGGAACTTGAAGACGGTGAAAACCGATGGGACTACGAAGGTGGTATTGAAACAACTGGTCTTCTAGGAGCCGCAAGTGCTGCTGTAGATAACGGGTTGGTCATTGTTCCATTTTCGACAGGCGAGCTTTACGCACTGCGAGCAGATAATGGTCAGCAGGCTTGGAGTGATCAGCTTCAGAAGAAACGTCGTTACAGCTCTTTGACGTCACTTGCCGATATTAATGCAAATCCCGTGATTGATCGTGGGCTTGCTATTGCCGCCAGTTTCTCCGGCCATATGGTGGGCATTGATACTCGTAGCGGGAACCGCAAATGGGATCAAGAAATCTCTACTCTGCAAACGCCCTGGGTTGCCGGCGATTTCATTTTTGCAGTCACAACGGACGGTGAATTGGTTTGCCTTTCCAGACAAACAGGATTGATCCGTTGGGTCAGATCACTTGGTAAATATGAAGATCCTGAGGACAAATCAGGGTTAATTGTGTGGAATGGACCTGTTTTGGTAAGTGATCGTTTGATTTTGACTAATAATTACGGTATTGCGGTGTCTGTTTCCCCCTATGATGGAGAGATCCTGGGTAAGTTGGAGCTGGATGATCCTGTTTCCATCCCACCGGTGGTCGCCGGGGGTATATTATATATCTTAACGGACGATGCCCGCTTAGTGGCACTTCGCTGATTAACTAAATGTCATTTACAGTAGCAATTATCGGGCGGCCCAATGTGGGTAAGTCCACTTTATTTAATCGCCTCGTTGGTAAGAAGTTGGCCCTGGTGGATGATACCCCAGGGGTAACCCGTGACCGGCGCGAGGGGGATGCCCGTATTGGGTCTTTGAAATTCCGTGTGATAGATACGGCGGGATTAGAAGAGGCTTTTGATGATAGCCTTGAAGGGCGTATGCGACAGCAGACGGAACGCGCCTTGGAAGAAGCCGATGTTGCGCTGATGTTATATGACGCACGCCTTGGGGTTACCCCTATGGACAGCCATTTTGCTGATTGGATCCGCAAATCTTCTGTTCCCGTCATTCTTTGCGCAAACAAATGTGAAGGTAAGGATGCACACGCTGAACTTCACGATGCCTATTCTCTTGGACTTGGAGATCCTGTGGCTGTGTCGGCAGAACATGGCGAAGGGATGGGGGAACTGTTTGATCTGTTGCTCCCTTATGAGAGGGAACAAGAAGAAGACATTCCGGCAAAAGACCGTCCGTTGCAGCTTGCCATCGTTGGTCGTCCGAATGCCGGTAAATCTACACTGGTAAACAAAATCATTGGTGAAGACCGATTGCTTACTGGCCCGGAAGCGGGTGTGACCCGTGACGCTATCTCCGTTGAGTGGGAACATGAAGGCCAGAAAATCAAACTTGTGGACACAGCAGGTATTCGCCGTAGAGCCCGGGTTCAGAAAAAACTGGAAAAACTGTCTGTCGCCGATAGCCTCAGGGTTATCAAAATGGCGGAGGTCGTTGTTCTTGTGATTGATGCGGATGTTTCTTTTGAGAAGCAGGATCTGACTATTGCTGCTCATGTGATTAATGAAGGCCGGGCGCTTGTGGTCGCTGTGAACAAATGGGACATTGTGAAAGATCGTAACGCGATGTTGCAACATATCCGCGATAAATTGCAGGTTTCTTTGCCTCAGGTTCGTGGTGTGCCAGTTGTAACCATGTCCGCGCTTACCGGACGAGGTCTTGAAAAACTGATCCCTCAGGTGCTGAGAGTTTACGAACTGTGGAATAAACGTATTTCAACAGCACAGCTCAACCGTTGGCTGGAAGGTATGTTGGAGCGGCATCCGCCGCCAATGGTGAAAGGGCGACGTCTGAAAGTTCGGTATATGACACAAGTGAAATCACGTCCGCCGACCTTTTCATTATTTATGTCGTCCCGTGGTGAGTTGCCTGAGGCTTATATCAGATACCTGATCAACGGTTTACGCGAAGATTTTGATATGCCGGCGGTACCGATCAGGATCTCTCCACGAACCGGCAAAAACCCATATGCAAAAGATTAATATGAAAGCCTCACCTAATTGGTGGGGCTTTTGTTTTCCAGCGAAGTGAAAGCGGCTTTCAGTCGTCTGACTAGCTCAGTGCTGCTGTTCTTGTTCAGGGCAATGTATAAACGGCTGTTCAGGAGTTCCGGGCCTCGAATGCTGTAGGTGATGACGCCAGGATATAATTTTTCAAAGGATTTCAATGTTTTTTCAGACGTTGCAACGAAATCAGCCCGACCCATAGTGACCAATCGTATCGCTTCAAATTCTTCTACAGATTTAAGAATACTAGCAGGGGGAAACCCTTTTCTTTGCAAGGCTTCAAGCGACATGGATTGCCTGACGACAGAGATCTTATGGTTCTTTAACTCATTGAGATTTTTTGGAACGGGTTGGCTTTTTTTGAAACTATAGAAATAAATCGGATCACTTTGGTGGAGTTCACTAATCCATTGAAAAAGATGTTCACGGTTTTTTGTGCGAACAATTGTGTAGATGGCAATGTTTTTCTTTTGAAGCGCCATTTCATAGGCGCGCGCCCACGGCAACTTAATTATCTGAAATTCAATGCCGTTTCGGGTAAGTGTCTTTTTGACGATATCTGTGGACGTGCCACCGATCTGACCGTTTTCATTTGTTACATATGGCGGCCAGATATCTGTAACAATCGTCAGTTTTTCATTTGCCCAAACAGGGCGGCAAATAAAAGTGAAGACGAATAGAAAGAAAAAGGCGCGCATTTATATACCTTAAGTTTTATGCCATAAGTATAATTTAATATTGCGCGCTATTATTCAAGATCTAATATTTTTTACAGTCCAGACGAGTTTTTCTTCGTTAATCTGCTGCATATCAAGGCCTAACATTTCGCGGTTAGACCTGACGGTACCAATCCAAAGTTCTTTCCAGCAATCCAGCATGATCTGCCGTTCTATGCCGCTTAGGCCACGCAAGATACGAAGACCAGTATGTTCAAAGCAGGTATCGTTGGTATTTGCGATAGGCGTTGTATTGTCCCCCATACCTTTAAAGATAGTTTGCAGAAACAGGGAAGCATTTTGCTCATTTCCTTCTTTCAGCCCCAGCAGATCTGTAAGTTTGGGGAAATACTGCAGACCAATCAGACGAGCAGCTTTGCCACCCAATTCTCGGGTTTCATAAGGACCAATGACGTGACAAAGTTCGCTGAGGCCATTTCGGATATATTCCATGGCATAGTTTCTATTTGCTTTGACCAGACGTTCTGCCGACCAGCTCTCGGTAGGTGGTACAGGCTGGCTGTTGGGATTAAAAGGAGGGGGTAGTTCACCTTTAGCGAACTGAAGTCTTTCATCGTCGGAAAGGTCATGATCATATTCTTTAAAATACCCGCAAAAACCAAATTCACCGGTTAAGTCTTCAGATACGCAGACATATCCGAGACGGGGGTTTTTAAGAGAAACACCGTTATGTGCATACCAGCCGCGCATAAAACCACGCCCAACTTCCTTTGGAACACCACAAAGAGTAGGGCCATCATACATCCAGCGGGGATATCGAAACCTTACCCATGCTTTCTTGCTGTTCTCTTCCATATATTCAACACCGACACCGCCGATGGCATTGGATAGGACATGGTACTTCGCGCACGCAACCGCATCTGGCTCTCTTGAGAGGCCGAGCTTTTCAAAGCTGCTCAGGAATTTCTCCAGATGTTGCCGTCTGAAAAGACGAAACATCCATTCTTCAACAATGTCAGGGGATTTATTGGCAGAAACCATCAGCTGCAAACCAAGGAGGTATGCGTGGTGAATTTCTGCCTGCGCTTCAATCGCAGCATTGCCTGAAGTTTCCATATGATGTCCTTCCATTATTTGGAATGTTTTTTTGGACATCATATGGCTTAAGAAGAGTGGCTGCAACGCCCTATCAAATTAGAGGGTGATAATCTCACCATTACCTGAATAGTCAGCAGACAGGTATTTAAGGATTTCAGTTGCTTTTTCTTCAGGCGTTGGCAGCGTGCTTTGGTCTTCGCCAGGATAGGCGGACAGACGCAACTTTGTCGCCGTGGCGCCAGGGTCCAGAAGGTTCACTTTTGCATTGGTGCGTTCAATTTCACCGGCATAGGTCTGAATAAAGCTCTCAAGTGCGGCTTTTGTTGCAGCGTAGCCGCCCCAGTACAGTTTGTGTTCCCGTGCAGCGGCTGATGTCAGGAATAGTGCCCGTCCGGCTTCACTTGCACGAAGAAGCGGGTCCAGAGCGCGAAGAAGGCGCCAGTTCGCATGAACGTTCAGGCGGAAGATATCTTCCCAGAGCTTTGGATCATACTGTGGCAGTGGTGTCAGTTTGCCAAGCATTGCGGCGGAGCCCACCAGAATGTCCAGCTTTTTCCAGCGTTCAAACAAAGGCGCGGCAAGACCGTCAATGTTATTTGTTTCCAGCAGATCAAGTGGCACCAGTGTGGAAGAGCCACCAGCTTTCTGGATTTCATCGTCTACTTCTTCAAGGCCGCCGACAGAACGGGCGATCATGATGACATGTGCGCCTTCTTTTGCGAGGGCAATAGACACAGCCCTGCCAATTCCGCGAGAGGCACCTGTGACCAGTGCGGTTTTACCTTCAAAACTTTTCATGTCGTTATCCGTTTAAGAACCCTCTGAAAGAAGGGTCAATTCTTTGTCTTCGCCTGTCTCGTGATCTGTAAGATCAATGGGATAGTCGCCAGTAAAGCAGGCGTCGCAATATTGTGGCTGATCATTGTTGCGACCATCTTCACCCATGGCTTTATATAAGCCATCCAAAGAGATGAAACTCAGGCTGTCTGCACCGATAAATTTGCACATTTCATCAATGTTATATTGAGCGGCAAGTAGTTTTTGACGGGTAGGGGTGTCCACCCCGTAGAAGCAGGAATGACTTGTTGGCGGGCTTGCGATCCGCATATGAACTTCTGTCGCTCCCGCATCGCGCATCATCTGCACAATCTTGGTAGATGTGGTTCCGCGAACAATACTGTCATCCACCAATACAACACGTTTTCCTTTAATCAGGGCCTGGTTCGCGTTGTGTTTAAGTTTAACACCTAAGTGGCGGATTTGATCCGTAGGCTCAATAAAGGTCCGTCCAACATAGTGGTTCCGGATGATACCAAGCTCAAATGGCATCCCTGATTGTTCGGCATAGCCGATAGCCGCTGGAGTGCCAGAGTCCGGAACAGGAATAACTGCATCCGCCTCTACAGGGTTCTCAGAGGCGAGTTGACGCCCAATATCCTTGCGTACGTCATAGACAGAACGTTCTTCAAGAACACTGTCCGGACGTGCAAAATAGATATGTTCGAAAATGCAGAAGCGGCGAGGTGGGTTATTAAATGGAGAATGGGAACTGATACCATCCTCATCGATGATCACGACCTCCCCGGGCTCCACATCCCGAATAAATTCAGCACCGATGATATCCAATGCGCATGTTTCAGACGCCAAGATGTAAGAGCTATCCAGTTTACCAAGAACCAATGGGCGAACCCCATACGGGTCGCGCATTCCGATCATCTTCTTACTGGTCAAAGAGACGAGGGAGTAAGCACCCTTAATTTTCGACATTGCATCAACAATGCGATCTACCACTTTGATTTTCTTGCTATTTGCGATTAAGTGGATGATTACTTCAGTGTCCATGGTGGACTGAAAGATGCTGCCTTCCTGAACCAGCTGCTTGCGAAGTGTCGCAGCGTTAGTCAGGTTTCCGTTATGGGCTACAGCAAGACCGCCATTGGCAAGATCAGCAAAAATTGGCTGAACATTTCTAAGGACGGTGCCACCTGTTGTGGCATATCGATTGTGGCCAACTGCTGC
Encoded proteins:
- a CDS encoding SDR family NAD(P)-dependent oxidoreductase — encoded protein: MKSFEGKTALVTGASRGIGRAVSIALAKEGAHVIMIARSVGGLEEVDDEIQKAGGSSTLVPLDLLETNNIDGLAAPLFERWKKLDILVGSAAMLGKLTPLPQYDPKLWEDIFRLNVHANWRLLRALDPLLRASEAGRALFLTSAAAREHKLYWGGYAATKAALESFIQTYAGEIERTNAKVNLLDPGATATKLRLSAYPGEDQSTLPTPEEKATEILKYLSADYSGNGEIITL
- a CDS encoding tetratricopeptide repeat protein; this translates as MADIFSEVDEEVRKDRSLELWAKYGKYVIGGAVVIIAATAGVVAWQKHQLSQARDNGAIFENASRLATEQKFDESAATFGELSVSGTEGYKALSTLRQASALIAAGKGADAIVLYDELAGSAADNEFKNAARIFAGYYLIDNGTTAEVRDRVSSLASSGDLWSANAQELLALADLKDGKKDAALTTLKALAEDAAAPAGVKARSEQLVEILSVK
- a CDS encoding tetratricopeptide repeat protein; the protein is MWIKKFMMALTFVAATQLLSAQLLHAMGSSNNDQPAAKAADPNFDMGKQAIDAKDWPSALKSFRLVVGKDPKNADAFNYMGYAHRQMGDYASAFKAYGEALAINPNHKGANEYIGEAYLKTGNLEKAEMHLAKLDDICTFGCAEYTMLKRKVAEFKAAQN
- the guaA gene encoding glutamine-hydrolyzing GMP synthase; amino-acid sequence: MKNSILIIDFGSQVTQLIARRVREAGVYSEIVPFNKAAEKLDEFSPSGVILSGGPASVIGDETPRAPEKVFSLGVPVLGICYGQQTMCAQLGGTVEAPDHREFGRAMLDVLEDSPLFEGFWTKGDTDQVWMSHGDHVTAIPEGFHPIGTSKGAPFAAIADTDRHFYGVQFHPEVVHTPKGHLLISNFVHKICGLAGDWTMAAFKDQAIDAIRRQVGDGKVICGLSGGVDSSVAAVLIHEAIGDQLTCVYVDNGLMRAGESEQVVSLFRDHYNIPLIHRDASDLFLNELEGVSDPETKRKTIGRIFIDVFDEEASKIGGAKFLAQGTLYPDVIESVSFSGGPSVTIKSHHNVGGLPERMDLELLEPFRELFKDEVRALGRELGMAKDLVDRHPFPGPGLAIRVPGEITRDRLDILRKADVIYLEEIRNAGLYDEIWQAFSVLLPVRTVGVMGDNRTYDYVCALRAVTSTDGMTADYYPFSHDFLGRVSTRIINEVQGINRVVYDTTSKPPGTIEWE
- a CDS encoding PQQ-binding-like beta-propeller repeat protein; its protein translation is MKRSIRTFGKWVALCGAISLVSACDSLPNWFGDSEAPPLPGERISILALEKSLEPDEGLADVTVRLPAPYANENWPQSGGAANNAMHHLLADGPLEEVWSRNVGEGNSETIRIPTRPIIADGRLFVMDARSRVRAYEAATGRYLWGVNLTPRGEESGTVGGGISAGYNRLVAATSYGEVFVLDPATGRQYWKEDVGSPVRAAPTIAEDAVFVITVDSRVIALELEDGENRWDYEGGIETTGLLGAASAAVDNGLVIVPFSTGELYALRADNGQQAWSDQLQKKRRYSSLTSLADINANPVIDRGLAIAASFSGHMVGIDTRSGNRKWDQEISTLQTPWVAGDFIFAVTTDGELVCLSRQTGLIRWVRSLGKYEDPEDKSGLIVWNGPVLVSDRLILTNNYGIAVSVSPYDGEILGKLELDDPVSIPPVVAGGILYILTDDARLVALR
- a CDS encoding substrate-binding periplasmic protein — protein: MRAFFFLFVFTFICRPVWANEKLTIVTDIWPPYVTNENGQIGGTSTDIVKKTLTRNGIEFQIIKLPWARAYEMALQKKNIAIYTIVRTKNREHLFQWISELHQSDPIYFYSFKKSQPVPKNLNELKNHKISVVRQSMSLEALQRKGFPPASILKSVEEFEAIRLVTMGRADFVATSEKTLKSFEKLYPGVITYSIRGPELLNSRLYIALNKNSSTELVRRLKAAFTSLENKSPTN
- the purF gene encoding amidophosphoribosyltransferase; protein product: MTEHDYVQMTGTPFDDDKLHEECGVFGIYGHEEAAALVALGLHALQHRGQEAAGIVSHDGRHFHSHKAMGKVGDNFSSEAVINSLKGDAAVGHNRYATTGGTVLRNVQPIFADLANGGLAVAHNGNLTNAATLRKQLVQEGSIFQSTMDTEVIIHLIANSKKIKVVDRIVDAMSKIKGAYSLVSLTSKKMIGMRDPYGVRPLVLGKLDSSYILASETCALDIIGAEFIRDVEPGEVVIIDEDGISSHSPFNNPPRRFCIFEHIYFARPDSVLEERSVYDVRKDIGRQLASENPVEADAVIPVPDSGTPAAIGYAEQSGMPFELGIIRNHYVGRTFIEPTDQIRHLGVKLKHNANQALIKGKRVVLVDDSIVRGTTSTKIVQMMRDAGATEVHMRIASPPTSHSCFYGVDTPTRQKLLAAQYNIDEMCKFIGADSLSFISLDGLYKAMGEDGRNNDQPQYCDACFTGDYPIDLTDHETGEDKELTLLSEGS
- the der gene encoding ribosome biogenesis GTPase Der; its protein translation is MSFTVAIIGRPNVGKSTLFNRLVGKKLALVDDTPGVTRDRREGDARIGSLKFRVIDTAGLEEAFDDSLEGRMRQQTERALEEADVALMLYDARLGVTPMDSHFADWIRKSSVPVILCANKCEGKDAHAELHDAYSLGLGDPVAVSAEHGEGMGELFDLLLPYEREQEEDIPAKDRPLQLAIVGRPNAGKSTLVNKIIGEDRLLTGPEAGVTRDAISVEWEHEGQKIKLVDTAGIRRRARVQKKLEKLSVADSLRVIKMAEVVVLVIDADVSFEKQDLTIAAHVINEGRALVVAVNKWDIVKDRNAMLQHIRDKLQVSLPQVRGVPVVTMSALTGRGLEKLIPQVLRVYELWNKRISTAQLNRWLEGMLERHPPPMVKGRRLKVRYMTQVKSRPPTFSLFMSSRGELPEAYIRYLINGLREDFDMPAVPIRISPRTGKNPYAKD
- a CDS encoding RsmB/NOP family class I SAM-dependent RNA methyltransferase, whose translation is MTPSARLAALVELFDQWQGAREPAEIIVTAYFRNRRYAGSKDRRWISNLFYKSLRNMGQIVDFIEKNNPVTTSEKRAVAALLKLEDISVEDLKGIYLEGPHAITFDDGDLDALAAGELPFDPELNFQSWISEKLKTQYQDHFPKVAAAYQEGAPTTFRVNRLKANREQVLAALKEEGFDARATEISPDGIILSGRANLNAHPLMRDGHIEPQDEAAQISAILTDVKPGQSVMDYCAGGGGKTLALGALMENEGRLLALDVDGRRMQDIEPRAARAGLGIVKMDRVQGLPETPSEQDLFDCVYVDAPCSGSGTWRRQPDQKWRLTEERFKDLINIQKSILEKAHKFVKPGGKLVYATCSILEEENQKQISAFLKTQSDFKVATIKGAEMGLPASACNGGMLTLTPDAIGADGFFTAILQKN